Proteins encoded within one genomic window of Nilaparvata lugens isolate BPH chromosome 11, ASM1435652v1, whole genome shotgun sequence:
- the LOC111058171 gene encoding endocuticle structural glycoprotein ABD-4 codes for MQSIIQNCAVLCLVAASALAAPQAPRGSDAAATIEKDDREVNYDGSYRYSYQTSNGIAADEQGALKNVGTDAEAMSAAGQFSYVSPEGVQIRVVYAADDNGFQPQGDHLPTPPPIPPAIQRALEYLATLPSTPDTPVNAPNRRF; via the exons ATGCAGTCGATTATCCAg AATTGCGCAGTTCTGTGCCTAGTGGCGGCGTCAGCTCTGGCGGCTCCCCAGGCGCCAAGAGGAAGTGACGCGGCTGCCACGATAGAGAAGGACGACAGAGAAGTCAACTATGACGGATCATACAGATACAG CTACCAAACATCGAACGGAATAGCGGCCGACGAACAAGGCGCTCTGAAAAACGTCGGAACCGACGCCGAAGCGATGTCAGCTGCGGGACAGTTCAGCTACGTGTCACCAGAGGGCGTCCAAATCAGGGTGGTCTATGCCGCTGACGACAACGGATTCCAACCCCAGGGCGACCATCTCCCAACCCCCCCACCAATTCCCCCTGCAATCCAGAGGGCACTCGAGTACCTGGCTACCCTCCCTTCAACCCCTGACACCCCAGTCAATGCTCCCAACCGCAGATTTTAA